The following DNA comes from Brassica oleracea var. oleracea cultivar TO1000 chromosome C5, BOL, whole genome shotgun sequence.
TAGTCATGATACATGACTACGAAAACATGTTGTAATGCTTTAAAATTAATATTTAGGGAGTATGTTTCTACTAATATACTTATTTAATCATCTGAGATTTTTTTTAAAACGTCAGTAATTCAAATTGTTAAACATTTAACTTGAGAAAGTTTTTTGCTCAGTCAAACTACTTAACCTTTAAAAACTCCAATTTGGATATTTTGGTTTGGCTTGCTGATCTCTAACCAGAAATCAATACCTAAGCCCAAATAGTATGCTCTTGAAGCAGCAACTGGATCAATCAATGCTTGATAGGTTTTGTTCGTATATAGTTGACTTTGATTACTTATATCTTCAACTAATAGGTGTTAATCTTGACTAAGTGTTTATGTAGCCTTATGTTAATCAGTGTTGCTGACGTTTATGTTTTTTTACGTCAAAACCTACAAGAACAACAGGGAACCTTGCTCTGAGCTCAATGTCATCCTCACGTGTTTTCCTAGACAAAAATGCCACACCCACCGTCGATTACTTTAACTGGTTAGTGTTTGTACAGCCAAACGATATTTTAATTCAGCCTATTTTCAGTGACAAATTGCTAAGATAATGAATACGGGGAGTTGACTAAGGCTGAGACAATGACTATTGTGGAAATCTACGCCTATATCAAGCAGGAATACTCCAAGCTCTAGATAACTCACTAAAAAATGAGCCGCTTGTTTATGTAAATCAATTGCGTTATGAATCATAACTTATGATACATTTGCTTCTGCGTAGGATCTTTCTGGTCATATAAACTGTTCCCATCTGATATTATTCGAAATAACAGTTCCTCTTTTTGCATTTACATACCCTACTTCGGAATTTCGTATTAAAACTTGATCAAATGAAACGAAGACGACATAGTTATTATTACATAGTAGTCTTGCCAACATAGTTATTTAGAACTCTTCCCATCGTCTCCTGATAACGAGGTTTCCCACAAAATTTGCATACATTCTGTGTCTCATCCGCTCTCCAGTAGATCATGCAGTTGTCAATACATACATCTATCACTTCGTACGGTAGTTGAAGACCGGCAACAAGTTTCTGAACCTCGTAGTATGAACCCGGTGCAAGGTTATCCTCAGGTAGAATACCTTTGACAAAATCAGTAATCGCATCCATACATTCTTCAGCCAAATTATAGTCTGTCTTAATACCCATTAATCTAGTTGCAGATGATAAGACTGAATGACCATCTCTACAATTTTGATACAAAGGTTGTTTTCCTGCATCCAACATGTCAAAAAATCTCCTAGACTCGGGGTTTGGTTCTTCCCCTCTATAATGATCATGTACCATCTGCTCAGTACCTACACCATAATCTATATCCGTTCTAGATTCTTCTAACCTAATATCAGGCTGAGGTTCACTAACAGGCTGAGGTTCGCTAGTACTACCATATTCATAACCAGTTTCCCCATGAAGGTACCAAACTTTATAATTACGTGAAAACCCTTTCATATACAAATGAGTCCAAACATCAAATTCTTTTATAACCTTATTATTATTGCAAGAAGAGCAGGGACATCTTAACATACCACTTTTTGCATCCGGTTGCTGTTGAACAAGCCTCATGAATTCTCCAATCCCTTGAACGTATTCTTCCGTAAGCAAATTGGTGTTCGGATCCAAATGAGGTTTATCCATCCACGAACGATAATAAACTTCTGAAGACATGATTTTCACGGAATTGTTATGACTAAAGAGAATGAAGAGAGAATGAAGTGTGAATGAGTTGAATGAAGAGGGGTTATATTTATAGGAAATTGCTTACGGACCTCCGACGACTTTCCGACGAAATTCCGACGGATATAAAGAAGTCCGTCGGAATTCCGTCGGAATTGTCCAATCCCAAACGGCTACACAACGGTCATATGTATTTGTCGGCAACGGTCACATGGTTCGTCGGAATTCCGTCGGAAAATACCGACGGAATTCCGACGAACTATGTGACCGTTGCCGACAAATATATATGACCGTTGTATAGCCGTTTGAGATTGGACAATACCGACGGAATTCCGACGGACTGCTTTACATCCATCGGAATTCCGTCGGAAAGTCGTCGGAGGTCCGTAAGCAATTTCCTATAAATACAACCCCTCCTCATTCAACTCATTCACACTTCATTCTCTCTTCATTCTCTTTAGTCATAACAATTCCGTGAAAATCATGTCTTCAGAAGGCAGCTGTTTCTTTTGACATATCGAGATTTACTTTATTAGACGAGAAGAAAGAAGATGGTTCTGTGTGTTTGATCTTTTAGCGCCCGTGTGATGCAAATGACTCCGTAAATGTAACCGTAGCGATCGAACTAGGCTGCCAGGAGACGCGGTTGCTTCAGTGGTTCCAACGTTTTCTCGAGCTTTCACAATGTCAAGCAGGTTATGAGGTAGCTGAGCCACGCCGTCCAAGAACTAGATGACGCTGGACATGCTCGGTCTCATGGCTGCAACCGGATGCGAACAGAGCAAGCCCAGCTTAAGAACCATTGTTACTTGCTCCACAAGGTACTTATCATCATGCTTCACCCTCTCATCAACCACTTGCAGTATGTCTTCTCCCCAACAATCTAGCACCCAATCAGTAAGTACCATCTCGCTTGGCGAAGACGCTCTTGGCAAGACGGGTCTTCTCCCACAAGTAATCTCTAACATGAATACTCCAAAAGCAAATACATCAGAGCTTGTGCTTGCCTTCCCTGTTCTTGAGAGCTCCGGTGAGATGTACCCAAACGTGCCAGCCACGTTAGAGGTCTGAGGATCGATTCCGTGTTCACAAAGCTTGGCAAGACCAAAATCACCAAGCTTTGCGTTCATAGATTCATCAAGAAGGATGTTTGCTGGCTTAATGTCCCTGTGAATGATGAGTTGAACCCATTGCTGGTATAGATAGCAGAGACCAGAAGCTACATCTTTGATGATCTTGAATCTTTGTGACCAATCAAGACTCTGTTCTGGTTGGTGGTAGAGAAACTTATCGAGACTGCCTTTTGGCATACAATCGTAGACCAAATAGAGCTCCCCCTTGCGTCTGCAGTAACCAAGAAGCCGAACTAAGTTAGGATGTCTGAGACGGCCAATGGTGGCAATCTCGGCTATAAACTCTCTCATTCCTTGTCTCGAATCATGAGAAACTTTCTTCACAGCAATGTCTAGGTTAGACGACAATAGTGTACCTTTGTAGACTTTTCCAAACCCTCCTTTACCAAGAAGCTCGCTGTTCTTGAAACCCTTTGTGGCAATGTAAATATCCTTGTAAGCAAACCTATGTGGACCAAACTGAACCTCCCAGTCTTCAAGAACTTCCATTAACTTCTTTCTTTTCAAGAAAAGCATGAAACTTATGGTCAAGAAGACGAGGACTGCGAAGCCGGTCATACTCAAACTGATGGCCAAGATCTTTTATATACTACTTTCTTGATAGTCATCAGGAAGTTTTGGAAGACGAGATGGGTCTATGTCTGAAGCTTTCCCATTCAGCTTGAACGTCCAGCCAAGAATATAATGAGATGAAAGAAGAGAGCCTGTGGATGAAGTGAAGGCAACGTACATCGACTCCAGGAGATATGGTGATAGATCTTTGGTTAGAGAAAGCAGTGGAGTCTTTGGCTTAGCGACATGAAGAGGATGAAGAGTGATATTCAGTTGTTTCCTTGATGAATCATATTCAACCCAGGCTTGTATCGGTTTCCTACTTATAAGAGATATGTTTTTGAAAGTACCATCTTCTTTGTAATAACCTGCTGAAGCTGCTTTCTCTGATATCAAGCTATTGGTGTCGATACCAACATGGTTATCATCCATGTCATTGAATTCAATGCTTTGGATTGTATCAAACTCAACTGCTACAACATGATTTGAGGGATCCCCATTGTTTGTCGAATTAAAGAGCCCTAGATATTGTGAGGGAAAGCTATAGGGCAAGCCTTTGGTAAGAGAAATAACAAAAGCGATTCCATGGCCACTAAATGTTGGAATCTCAGAGTCTATAGCGAAAACAAAAGTAGTGGAGAAGGACGAAACGGTACCGTTGGGTGAGTTCTTGAACCGAACAGGGAAGTTGTAGAAAACTTGACCTGTTTCATGTTCTGTGTAATTTGTAAGCTTCAGTAAGCCATTGGAGTCAAGATTAGCACTTCCATAGCTGTCGTACAAGTAACCATTGAAGCCGAACTCTCCTCTTTCACCTTGAGAAACTGCCTTGTTCAACAAGAGAAGAAGCAGAAGTACAAAGATTTTCATAGTTCTGACTTCTGCAGAAGAAAAAGTTTTCTGATGAATGATCTTGCCATTTGTAGCAACGACTTTGGAGAGTCAAGACTAAAAGTCTTTGGTACTAAATATTGGATGGTCGTCATGTGGGGCCCACAACAGTCACTGGTACGCGTTTTGAGCATTTATCAACTCAGCTGGAGTTGCTGAAGAAGAGAGAGAATCATCTTCGAAGACTTCTTATCTCTTTTCCTTTTTTTTGGCTTCTTTATCTCTTTTATCCACGAAACCAAAGAGCAGACGAGAGGAGACAGACAAAATGAGATAAACCTCTCATCACCTCCTTCTTCGTTTCTCTTCAGGCTCGTTTGTCATACAAAGTAGCGATTTTTTCTCGGTTTAGTTTCTCTGGAAGAGTTTTATCAGAGCAGAGACGAACTTAAAGGTAGTTCCTTTCTTAGTTATGCTAAAATGGGTTTCTCTCAATGTAATTGTGCAGTCATTGTACCCGCCCATGTTCTATTTATCTTCTCAAATGGGAAATCATACAAAATTACAACCTTTAAGTCCATGAAAGAGGAGTCTATAGATTCTTGCATAAATTAATAGAAGAAACGTGAAACACAAGCGAAGCAATACATGACCAATGAGGGAGGACTGATGATGAATCAAAGCTGGATGTTCTTATACTCACTCTAAATGAATGTCTGCCTATTGGGGGAGCAGAAGCATGTTCCCCGTAAGATAAAGAAACATAAAAAGTTGGATAGAAAAGGGATAGAGAAAGCAGAGACTTTAAAACATGTGAAATTTCAGGCCCCCAAATCTTCTTTGAATTGATGCTGTTATGTTTGATTTTCGTTCAGGAGAGACAAAGAGTTAGATCTATATAAAGATCAGATTAATAAAACTTGTTGTTTGATATGAGACATGAATTATAAGTTCTTTATACATAAATCAACATATGTAGCATTGCAATAGCAATCCAACCATGCATGAACCGCAATCGCAAAACACTGTACATAAAAGAACATTCTTTAGAAGACATCTCCAAGATCGAATAGGGCACTGTGAGGTGAAGCAGCGACATTGGCCAAATCCTTTGAAAGATTTTGCAACACGAGATGATATATGCACAGACAAAGCACATAACTATATAGCCAGGAACCAATGGAAAAATGTAGCATCGAGATGGGCTAGCCTCCATGCAATTCTTATAAACAAAACCGTAGTCTCTCGAGCTTGGCCAATATTACTGCAAGTGTAACACTTTTTTATTGCAATAAGTTAATCTAACGATGAGAGTTGGACTACAAGGCATTGGCTTCCATCGTAGAGCTGGATAACGTACATGAGGTAAGCTTTTTCATGGTGTTAGACAGTTTGGGTATTCTTTCTCCATTGTGTGCTTGTAGGGTTTCGTAATCGTTCATTTATAGTTGGCTAGCTCTCCTTAGACCATCATTAACGCTCAAATCGTGAACCAGTTTCTTAGGAAATTATTTTTATTTTTTTTGTCCCAAAAAAAAAAATTCAAAAGCGAACCAATCGCAAGCAAACAGTGTAAAAACCCTTCCAAGATGGTCCTTATTTCACATCTCTAAAAATTGATTTTTGCAAAAATAATGGGATTCACCACTAAGAAACCCACTTAAATCCCCTCGTTAATTATGCCTTAACGCACTTAAGGTTCACATGTTATACAGCCGAGAATATGTTAAAACATCAAAGGAAGTTTTGTATTTCAAATCTGACGCAGTTTTTTTCTAATCATTAAAAATTTGTTGATGATGTTAACAATACAACACATATTAGCTCGTACCTGTTTTTATGTGATTCATATATCTTGTTTAATTTTTAATAATACTAATATGTGGTGTTTACCCTAGTTAACAATAGTTTCCGTTAATATATTAAAGACCCTTTTGACTTTGAAATGATGATGAATAGTTTAACAAATCTCTCAAACATCATCATCCACTTGTTGATTATCTAGAAGCGGGTTAAGAGAATTGGAATAGCAGTACTTATCGGAGTTCTACCCATTGGAGTTCTAAAAATGAATGTGTGTATATATATATTATATATATATATGTAGTTATAGGGTCTACTAAATAGTGTAGAACTCCTATCCAAAGGTTTCAAAAACAAAACTTTTAGAACCTTTAGGTAGGAGTTCTACACTATTTAGTAGACCCTACAACTACATACACATATACAATATATACATATACATATATTTATTTTTAGAACTCCAATGAGTAGAACCTTCCATTGGAGGTGTTCTTAGGCATGAAGCTCTCTGTTACCAAACATGCCTCGCATCTCTATATTGTATACATTCCCTAAATACCAATTTGTTTTTTTGTTTTTGAAAAAGAAATATAAAAAATACCAATTTGTTCAAATACATATTCGCTATGTAAGCATTCTAATAATAACAACTAAAATCAATTTACACACAATCTAAGATTTATTCCTGATTTAGTTGAGAGAATCCCAAATTAGCATAAGCTATCCAGAGATTCATTCGCTTCCACAAGAATCACCACAAATACAAATACATCTCTCTATCTCACACCAGCGAGATTCGCAACCATGTTCAACAAGAAAAACCAATCCACTGGCTCGGGCGATGGCGGCTCGGTATCCCGAACCGGAGCAGACTCTCCGTACCTCCAAAAAGCACGCTCAGGTAAAACCGAGATCCGAGAACTCGAAGCTGTTTTCAAAAAATTCGACGTGAACGGAGACGGCAAGATCTCATCAAAGGAGCTCGGCGCGATCATGGCGAGCCTAGGTAACGAGGTACCAGAGGAGGTCCTGGAGAAGGCGATCACGGAGATAGATCGGAAAGGAGACGGTTACATAAACTTCGAGGAGTTCGTTGAGCTGAACACGAAAGGGATGGATCAGAACGACGTGCTTGAGAATCTGAAGGATGCCTTCTCTGTCTACGACATCGACGGGAACGGATCGATATCGGCGGAGGAGTTGCATGAGGTTTTGAGGAGTTTGGGGGATGAGTGTTCGATCGGAGAGTGTAGGAAGATGATTGGTGGTGTGGATAAGGATGGAGATGGGACGATTGATTTCGAGGAGTTTAAGATTATGATGACGATGGGATCGAGACGTGATAATGTCATGGGTGGTGGTGGTCAGAGGTAGAGTTTAATGGCCGAGTGATGTTTGTGTTCGTCTTTGTCTTCCTTATTTTCTCGTTTTGTTCGTCCATTGTTATTATTCCATCATTGTTTCAATTTTTTTTGTCTTGTTCTTTGGGAGGATTGCATTGCCCTGCAAGCTAACGTGGTTTTTGAAAAGTTATTCAACTCTTTCTGTTTCAGTTCTGCCTAGAATTGAATAATTGAATGCATATACAGTGATTACAAATATTTTAATCTTTTTTTTTTAACAACAAAATATTTTCATCTGTTAGTATTTAAAATTGTGTA
Coding sequences within:
- the LOC106293479 gene encoding probable calcium-binding protein CML25, translated to MFNKKNQSTGSGDGGSVSRTGADSPYLQKARSGKTEIRELEAVFKKFDVNGDGKISSKELGAIMASLGNEVPEEVLEKAITEIDRKGDGYINFEEFVELNTKGMDQNDVLENLKDAFSVYDIDGNGSISAEELHEVLRSLGDECSIGECRKMIGGVDKDGDGTIDFEEFKIMMTMGSRRDNVMGGGGQR